In one Chitinophaga sancti genomic region, the following are encoded:
- a CDS encoding MarR family winged helix-turn-helix transcriptional regulator, translating to MPNTFVTNPSFFKLDATLKRIRNYWQKTFDIHKVDITVDQWLLIENLYKHKKITHNELAKLTSKDITTVSRIIELLVKKELVLREGSPQDRRKVFLQLTVKGAEKYKEARPLVLEMRKTGWNHLSEGDFQELTRILDVIYNNVPDEVTLTKQVPEEK from the coding sequence ATGCCTAATACTTTCGTAACAAATCCATCTTTTTTTAAGTTGGATGCCACCCTTAAAAGAATCCGTAACTACTGGCAAAAGACTTTTGACATTCATAAAGTGGACATTACTGTGGACCAGTGGCTGTTGATAGAGAACCTGTATAAACACAAAAAGATTACGCATAATGAATTGGCGAAACTGACGTCGAAGGATATCACCACTGTTTCCCGTATTATAGAATTACTGGTTAAAAAGGAGCTGGTGCTCCGGGAAGGATCTCCCCAGGACCGCAGAAAGGTATTTTTGCAGCTCACTGTTAAAGGCGCGGAAAAATATAAGGAAGCAAGACCTTTGGTACTGGAAATGCGTAAAACGGGCTGGAATCACCTCTCTGAAGGAGATTTTCAGGAATTGACGAGGATTCTGGATGTGATTTATAATAATGTGCCGGATGAGGTGACTTTGACGAAGCAGGTGCCAGAGGAAAAGTGA
- a CDS encoding ABC transporter ATP-binding protein — MLTSSTLLSIRNLTVSFAGHQAVKDISLDIRKGEIIGIVGESGSGKSVTSLALMRLIQSPGLISAGRLLYQVDPEKSPVNLPELSESEMRNWRGNEIAMIFQEPMTALNPLHTCGAQVIESIRLHKKVSVSEARAQTLTLFRQVRLPDPEKILHRYPHQLSGGQKQRVMIAMAICCQPRLLIADEPTTALDVTVQKTILALLKELQQETGMSVVFITHDLGVIAEIADRVAVMYKGQIVEQGSVQEIFTHPQHPYTKGLLACRPPLDKRLYRLPVTRDFMEVDAEGLIHEKGQAVRSLVESLEIPADKIILREQHITQQPALLEVRDLHTWFPASRNIFGKVQSWTKAVNGVSFTVKEGETMGLVGESGCGKTTLGRTLLRLTPPTNGSILYKGKDLCQLPASEMRDLRKELQIIFQDPYSSLNPRLTVGQAILEPLQVHGLYANDRQRKEKVQELLDKVNLSPEHYYRYPHEFSGGQRQRIVIARALALQPSFIICDESVAALDVSIQAQVLNLLMRLREEFGFTYIFISHDLSVVRFISDRMMVMNKGRIEEEGPADQVYEHPQSAYTRQLISSIPKNIYA, encoded by the coding sequence ATGCTCACTTCTTCCACACTACTTTCCATCCGGAATCTAACCGTTTCCTTCGCCGGCCATCAGGCGGTGAAGGATATTTCTCTGGACATCAGAAAAGGGGAGATTATTGGAATAGTCGGAGAATCCGGCTCGGGAAAGTCTGTGACCTCACTGGCCCTGATGCGGCTTATTCAGTCTCCCGGTCTTATTTCAGCTGGTCGTTTATTGTACCAGGTTGACCCGGAAAAATCTCCTGTCAACCTTCCCGAACTCTCTGAAAGTGAAATGCGCAACTGGAGAGGGAATGAAATCGCCATGATTTTTCAGGAGCCGATGACTGCCCTGAATCCGCTGCATACCTGTGGCGCACAGGTGATAGAATCCATCCGGTTGCATAAGAAAGTCTCTGTCAGCGAGGCGAGGGCACAAACTTTAACCTTATTCAGGCAGGTCCGCCTGCCGGATCCGGAGAAGATACTACACCGTTATCCACATCAGTTATCCGGCGGTCAGAAACAACGTGTGATGATTGCGATGGCTATCTGTTGCCAACCCCGCCTGCTGATAGCTGACGAGCCGACGACGGCCTTGGACGTTACCGTACAAAAGACAATTCTTGCATTGTTAAAAGAATTGCAACAGGAAACAGGCATGAGCGTGGTATTTATTACCCATGACCTGGGTGTGATTGCAGAAATTGCCGATAGGGTAGCGGTGATGTACAAAGGGCAGATTGTAGAACAGGGCAGTGTACAGGAGATATTCACTCATCCACAACATCCTTATACCAAAGGCCTGCTGGCCTGCCGTCCTCCGCTGGACAAAAGACTATACCGCTTGCCGGTGACCCGCGACTTTATGGAAGTAGATGCGGAGGGTTTGATTCACGAAAAAGGGCAGGCAGTGCGTTCACTGGTAGAAAGCCTCGAAATTCCTGCAGATAAAATAATCCTGAGAGAGCAACATATAACACAACAACCTGCGTTATTAGAAGTAAGAGATTTGCATACCTGGTTTCCGGCTTCCCGCAATATTTTTGGGAAGGTGCAAAGCTGGACAAAAGCCGTAAATGGAGTCAGCTTTACTGTAAAAGAAGGGGAGACCATGGGATTGGTAGGGGAGTCGGGATGTGGAAAGACCACCCTTGGCCGCACCTTATTACGCCTTACGCCACCTACCAATGGAAGTATTTTATATAAAGGGAAAGACCTTTGCCAGTTGCCGGCCTCAGAAATGCGTGACCTTCGCAAAGAGCTGCAAATAATATTCCAGGATCCCTATTCTTCCCTGAATCCACGCCTGACTGTTGGTCAGGCCATTCTCGAACCCTTACAGGTACATGGATTATACGCTAATGATCGTCAGCGTAAAGAAAAGGTACAGGAATTGCTGGATAAAGTAAATCTGTCGCCTGAGCATTATTACCGTTATCCACATGAATTTTCAGGTGGGCAGCGACAGCGGATTGTGATCGCCCGGGCTTTGGCACTACAGCCCTCGTTTATCATTTGTGATGAGTCGGTAGCAGCTCTGGATGTAAGTATTCAGGCACAGGTATTAAATCTGCTGATGCGCTTACGGGAAGAGTTCGGGTTTACGTATATATTTATATCGCACGATCTGTCGGTGGTGCGTTTTATCAGTGATAGGATGATGGTGATGAATAAGGGGAGGATAGAGGAGGAAGGGCCTGCTGATCAGGTTTATGAACATCCGCAGAGCGCATATACAAGGCAGCTCATCAGTTCCATTCCTAAAAACATTTATGCGTAA
- the queA gene encoding tRNA preQ1(34) S-adenosylmethionine ribosyltransferase-isomerase QueA → MKLSQFRFDLPLNLIAQHPSKTRDEARLMVVNRATGKIEHKVFKDILNYFNDKDVMMVNNTKVFPARLYGRKEKTGAKIEVFLLRELNKQNRLWDVIVDPARKIRVGNKLYFGDDESLVAEVIDNTTSRGRTIRFLFEGNDDEFKQVLDTLGETPLPKYIKRKPEDEDKERYQTVYAKYEGAVAAPTAGLHFSRELIKRLEIKGIKFAEVTLHTGLGTFRPIEVEDLSKHKMDAEYFNIDEYAVKIVNKAKEENRKVCAIGTTTVRAVESSVTAQNMLKAAEGWTNTFIHPPYDFAIPNALVTNFHLPKTSLLIMVCAFAGYDLVMEAYQQAIKEKYRFFSYGDAMLIL, encoded by the coding sequence ATGAAACTATCACAGTTTAGGTTTGATCTTCCTTTAAATCTGATCGCACAGCACCCTTCCAAGACAAGAGATGAAGCACGTTTGATGGTGGTAAACCGTGCCACCGGCAAAATCGAGCACAAGGTATTCAAGGATATCCTGAATTATTTCAATGACAAGGATGTAATGATGGTGAACAATACGAAAGTATTCCCTGCCCGTCTTTATGGCCGTAAAGAGAAAACAGGTGCCAAGATTGAAGTATTCCTGTTGCGCGAACTGAACAAGCAGAATCGTTTGTGGGATGTGATTGTGGATCCTGCCCGTAAGATCAGGGTTGGTAACAAATTGTATTTTGGAGATGATGAATCGCTGGTAGCAGAAGTAATTGACAACACTACTTCCCGCGGCCGTACCATTCGTTTCCTGTTTGAAGGTAATGATGATGAGTTTAAGCAGGTGCTGGACACCCTGGGTGAAACGCCGCTGCCTAAGTACATCAAGCGTAAGCCAGAAGACGAGGACAAGGAGCGTTACCAGACAGTGTATGCCAAGTACGAAGGAGCAGTAGCTGCGCCAACTGCTGGCTTGCACTTCAGCCGTGAGCTGATCAAACGTCTTGAAATCAAGGGTATTAAGTTTGCAGAGGTAACTCTTCACACTGGTTTAGGTACTTTCCGTCCTATCGAAGTGGAAGACCTGAGCAAGCACAAGATGGATGCAGAGTATTTCAACATTGATGAATACGCTGTGAAGATTGTGAACAAGGCGAAAGAAGAAAATCGTAAAGTATGTGCGATCGGTACGACAACTGTAAGAGCTGTAGAATCTTCCGTAACAGCACAGAACATGCTGAAAGCAGCAGAAGGATGGACTAACACATTCATTCATCCTCCTTATGATTTCGCTATCCCTAATGCTTTGGTAACTAATTTCCACCTGCCTAAGACAAGTCTGCTCATCATGGTATGTGCGTTTGCTGGTTATGATCTGGTGATGGAAGCTTACCAACAGGCTATCAAGGAGAAATACCGTTTCTTCAGCTATGGCGATGCTATGCTGATTCTCTAA
- a CDS encoding ribose-phosphate pyrophosphokinase translates to MQPSVKIFTGNSNPALAEKIASRYGNGLGKLTIQKFSDGEFQPIYMESIRGDYVFLVQSTNSPSDNLMELLMMIDAAKRASAGYITAVIPYFGFARQDRKDKPRVAIASKLVANLLTSAGANRVITMDLHAPQIQGFFDIPVDHLDSSAIFIPYIENLKLENLTFASPDVGSTNRVREVAAYFNAEMVICDKHRKRANEIASMVVIGDVKDKDIVLIDDICDTAGTLTKAANLLIEKGAKSVRAFCTHPVLSGKAYENIENSVLEEFVICDTIPLKQQSSKIKVISVADLFAVAIRNMHENKSITNLFVHSHRR, encoded by the coding sequence ATGCAACCATCAGTAAAAATATTCACAGGGAACAGCAACCCAGCACTGGCAGAGAAAATCGCCAGCCGCTACGGCAACGGTCTGGGTAAATTGACAATTCAAAAGTTCAGTGACGGAGAATTCCAGCCGATTTATATGGAAAGTATCCGCGGTGATTATGTTTTTCTAGTGCAGAGCACTAACTCTCCATCGGACAATCTGATGGAGTTATTAATGATGATCGACGCAGCCAAAAGGGCTTCTGCCGGTTATATCACCGCAGTAATTCCATACTTTGGCTTTGCCAGGCAAGACAGAAAGGACAAACCAAGGGTAGCCATCGCCTCTAAACTGGTAGCTAATCTGCTCACGTCGGCAGGTGCTAACAGGGTGATTACCATGGATTTGCACGCTCCTCAGATCCAGGGTTTCTTCGATATCCCGGTAGATCACCTGGATAGTTCGGCAATTTTCATTCCGTACATTGAGAATTTGAAACTGGAAAATCTTACCTTTGCATCCCCCGACGTGGGTAGCACCAATAGGGTAAGGGAAGTAGCAGCTTACTTCAACGCGGAAATGGTGATCTGCGATAAGCACCGCAAACGTGCAAATGAGATCGCTTCCATGGTTGTAATAGGTGATGTGAAAGACAAAGATATCGTGCTGATCGACGATATCTGCGATACCGCAGGTACCCTTACCAAGGCAGCTAACCTGCTGATAGAAAAGGGAGCAAAGAGTGTTCGTGCATTTTGTACACACCCTGTGCTGAGCGGGAAAGCTTACGAAAACATTGAAAATTCTGTGTTGGAAGAGTTCGTTATCTGCGACACCATTCCATTGAAACAGCAATCTTCAAAGATAAAGGTGATCAGTGTTGCTGATCTCTTTGCAGTAGCCATCCGGAACATGCATGAGAACAAGTCTATCACAAACCTGTTCGTGCATAGTCACCGCCGCTAG
- a CDS encoding fumarylacetoacetate hydrolase family protein: MKIICVGRNYADHAKELKNEVPTEPVIFMKPKNALLQNNHPFYYPEFTDNLHYECELVLRICKNGKHIQEKFADKYYDQIGIGIDFTARDLQDKQKQKGLPWEIAKAFDNSAVVGQFIPITPELDKKDINFCLYKNKELMQQGNTKDLLFSFDFLVAYISKFFTLNIGDLVFTGTPAGVGPVEIGDTLEAFIENDSLLEFMVK, translated from the coding sequence ATGAAAATTATATGCGTTGGAAGAAACTATGCCGATCATGCAAAGGAATTGAAAAATGAGGTACCGACAGAACCTGTGATTTTCATGAAGCCTAAGAATGCATTGTTGCAAAACAACCACCCATTCTACTATCCGGAGTTTACCGACAATCTCCACTATGAGTGTGAACTGGTACTAAGAATATGTAAGAACGGAAAACATATTCAGGAAAAATTTGCAGATAAATACTATGATCAGATTGGGATTGGTATTGACTTTACAGCACGTGATCTGCAGGATAAACAAAAGCAGAAAGGCTTACCCTGGGAGATCGCCAAGGCGTTTGATAACTCCGCAGTTGTAGGGCAGTTTATACCTATTACACCAGAACTGGATAAGAAAGATATTAACTTCTGTTTGTATAAAAATAAAGAACTGATGCAGCAGGGGAATACAAAAGACCTGTTGTTTTCTTTCGATTTTCTGGTGGCTTATATTTCTAAATTCTTTACCCTGAATATTGGTGATCTGGTATTTACAGGTACGCCGGCTGGAGTGGGACCTGTGGAAATAGGAGATACCCTGGAGGCTTTTATAGAGAATGATAGTTTGCTGGAGTTTATGGTGAAATAA
- a CDS encoding Gfo/Idh/MocA family protein: MLKIGIFGVGHLGKIHLSQWATIKDVEVVGFFDPSDSNAASVAQQYQIPRFSTAEELILASDAIDIIAPTTQHFKLCEMAIRNGKHIFVEKPMTNTMEEAKTLVKLVEEANIKFQVGHVERFNPAFLALKGHTLNPMFIEVHRLAEFNPRGTDVSVILDLMIHDIDIVLSIVKSTVNRISASGVAVMSDTPDIANVRIEFHNGCVANLTSSRISLKKMRKMRLFQKDAYIGIDFLDKKTEIIKLKTPDDEGLFTLDIDTNSGKKTIAIDNPEIKQVNAIRMELELFRDAILQNKPVPVNAIDGLQAMEVAHQILAKINKGLSPEA, translated from the coding sequence ATGCTCAAAATAGGAATCTTTGGTGTGGGGCACCTGGGTAAGATTCATCTTTCCCAATGGGCCACCATAAAGGACGTAGAAGTAGTCGGCTTTTTTGATCCAAGTGATAGCAATGCCGCAAGTGTAGCACAGCAATACCAGATTCCGAGATTCTCGACCGCGGAAGAACTGATACTCGCTTCTGACGCCATCGACATCATCGCTCCCACCACACAGCACTTCAAATTATGTGAAATGGCTATCCGCAACGGAAAGCACATTTTCGTGGAGAAACCGATGACCAATACCATGGAAGAAGCTAAAACACTGGTAAAACTGGTGGAAGAAGCTAACATCAAATTCCAGGTGGGTCATGTGGAACGTTTCAATCCGGCTTTCCTGGCACTGAAAGGACATACGCTTAATCCTATGTTCATCGAAGTACATCGCCTGGCTGAATTCAATCCACGTGGTACTGACGTGAGCGTGATCCTGGATCTCATGATCCATGATATTGATATTGTGCTCAGCATTGTTAAATCTACCGTGAACCGTATCTCTGCAAGCGGTGTTGCTGTTATGAGTGATACACCAGATATCGCCAACGTTCGCATTGAATTCCATAACGGTTGTGTAGCCAATCTGACCTCCAGCCGTATCTCTCTGAAAAAGATGCGAAAAATGCGCCTCTTCCAGAAAGATGCCTACATCGGTATCGACTTCCTGGATAAGAAGACTGAGATTATCAAGCTGAAAACACCGGACGATGAAGGGTTATTCACACTGGATATAGATACTAACAGTGGTAAGAAGACCATCGCGATCGATAATCCTGAGATCAAACAGGTAAATGCGATCAGAATGGAGCTTGAACTGTTCAGGGATGCTATTCTTCAGAATAAGCCTGTTCCGGTAAATGCAATTGATGGTTTGCAGGCTATGGAAGTAGCCCATCAGATCCTTGCTAAAATCAATAAGGGCTTGTCTCCAGAAGCTTAA
- a CDS encoding type I restriction enzyme HsdR N-terminal domain-containing protein — MITIEFPPPDFKIITENEKDLIFDRFRKKYVVLTPEEWVRQNFLNYLVTTLKYPAALIGIEKEIYLGELKKRYDIVVFSKNHQPWMIVECKEMGVPLGQATLEQIVRYHMVLPAAYLVITNGVNTWCCEHNVPAGRWDFIEMLPPHK; from the coding sequence ATGATCACCATCGAATTTCCCCCTCCTGACTTTAAAATTATCACAGAAAACGAGAAAGACCTGATATTCGACCGTTTCCGGAAAAAATACGTAGTCCTCACTCCCGAAGAATGGGTGCGCCAGAATTTTCTCAACTACCTCGTCACTACACTTAAATATCCGGCAGCCCTGATCGGCATTGAAAAAGAAATCTACCTCGGTGAGCTGAAAAAGCGCTACGACATTGTCGTTTTCAGCAAAAACCACCAACCCTGGATGATAGTAGAATGCAAGGAAATGGGTGTTCCCCTGGGCCAGGCTACCCTGGAGCAGATTGTGCGCTATCACATGGTATTACCCGCTGCCTACCTGGTAATTACCAACGGGGTCAATACCTGGTGCTGCGAACACAATGTTCCTGCGGGTCGCTGGGATTTCATTGAAATGCTGCCACCACACAAATAA
- a CDS encoding AMP nucleosidase, whose amino-acid sequence MKTKEEIVANWLPRYTGEKLENFGSHILLTNFSNYLTLFAEWNNVKIVGIGKAMQCATANDITIINFGMGSPGAATIMDLLTAISPNAVLFLGKCGGLKKKNNVGDLILPIAAIRGEGTSNDYFPPEVPALPAFALQKAISTTIREYGCDYWTGTCYSTNRRVWEHDVEFKRYLEKVRAMAVDMETATIFSVGFYNKIPTGALLLVSDQPMVPEGVKTEESDKKVTSDYVNNHLKIGIDSLKALINSHQTVKHLRF is encoded by the coding sequence ATGAAGACAAAAGAAGAAATAGTAGCTAATTGGCTTCCCCGCTACACCGGCGAAAAATTGGAGAACTTTGGCTCCCACATCCTCCTCACCAACTTTAGTAATTACCTCACCTTATTTGCTGAATGGAACAATGTCAAGATCGTTGGCATAGGTAAAGCTATGCAATGTGCTACCGCAAATGACATTACTATTATCAATTTTGGTATGGGTAGCCCAGGCGCTGCCACCATTATGGACCTGTTAACCGCTATTTCACCCAATGCCGTATTATTCCTGGGTAAATGTGGCGGCTTGAAAAAGAAAAATAATGTAGGTGACCTGATCCTGCCTATCGCAGCTATCAGAGGTGAAGGTACCTCCAATGATTATTTCCCGCCTGAAGTGCCAGCACTACCTGCATTTGCTCTCCAAAAGGCTATTTCCACCACCATCCGTGAATATGGTTGTGACTACTGGACAGGTACCTGTTACAGCACCAACCGTCGGGTATGGGAACATGATGTAGAATTTAAACGCTACCTGGAAAAAGTAAGAGCAATGGCTGTGGATATGGAAACCGCGACGATCTTCTCAGTAGGTTTCTACAATAAGATTCCTACGGGCGCATTGTTGCTGGTTTCTGACCAACCTATGGTGCCAGAAGGAGTAAAAACAGAAGAAAGCGATAAGAAAGTGACTTCTGATTATGTGAACAATCACCTGAAGATCGGTATTGACTCATTGAAGGCGCTGATCAACAGTCACCAGACAGTGAAGCATCTACGATTCTAA
- the radC gene encoding RadC family protein has translation MDTIDSLARYVPINKWRTDDQPRQKLVIKGIETLSDAELLALLLNTGHKHKSALLLAQEILSKSSNNLQELGKVNVNQLRRLRGIGEAKAARIVAALELGRRRQAGNVLFKNTIHNGQDAALYFKPILGDCPNERVHVLFLNFAHKVIKDCCISQGGISSAFADVRIILREALELGATSIILCHNHPSGNLNPSQSDILFTKKVVQAASILDILVLDHIIVSQAGYYSMNEEGLMSEEKQQRSQIRENNSPFGFAAIRMVIA, from the coding sequence ATGGATACCATTGATTCGTTAGCCAGGTACGTGCCAATTAATAAATGGCGTACAGATGATCAACCAAGACAGAAGTTAGTTATCAAAGGAATAGAAACATTGAGCGACGCAGAGTTGCTCGCTTTGTTACTGAACACAGGCCATAAGCACAAATCCGCACTATTGCTGGCCCAGGAGATACTCTCCAAATCATCCAATAATTTACAGGAGTTAGGAAAAGTGAATGTTAATCAGCTCAGGAGGCTGAGAGGCATTGGAGAAGCAAAGGCTGCCCGGATAGTCGCTGCATTGGAACTGGGGCGCAGGCGGCAGGCAGGTAATGTACTGTTCAAAAATACCATCCATAACGGACAGGATGCTGCTCTTTATTTTAAGCCGATTCTGGGAGATTGTCCTAATGAGCGGGTACATGTCCTGTTTTTAAATTTTGCCCATAAGGTGATTAAGGATTGTTGTATAAGCCAGGGAGGTATTTCCTCCGCATTTGCTGATGTGCGTATTATTCTGAGAGAAGCACTGGAACTTGGCGCTACATCTATAATTCTCTGCCATAATCATCCTTCAGGAAACCTCAATCCCAGTCAGTCCGATATTCTTTTTACAAAAAAAGTTGTACAGGCAGCCAGTATTTTGGATATACTGGTATTAGATCACATTATCGTATCTCAGGCCGGGTACTACAGTATGAATGAGGAAGGCCTCATGAGTGAAGAAAAACAACAGCGCAGTCAAATCAGAGAAAACAACTCTCCATTTGGATTTGCTGCAATAAGAATGGTCATAGCATAA
- the pth gene encoding aminoacyl-tRNA hydrolase — protein MKYLIVGLGNIGAEYEHTRHNIGFDIADTFVAKHGGTYKNERLADVAEVKWKGRTLIVIKPTTYMNLSGKAVKYWMDKEKVPLENIFVLVDDLALPVEVLRIRPGGSDAGQNGLKNIQELLGTNQYPRLRFGIGNSYPKGRQVDFVLGKWPKDELPVVQWKLEKCVEIIEGFVTIGLERTMNQYNNLKYSPGN, from the coding sequence ATGAAATACCTGATAGTAGGGCTTGGGAATATAGGCGCAGAATATGAGCATACCCGCCATAATATTGGATTCGATATCGCAGATACCTTTGTTGCAAAACATGGAGGCACTTACAAAAACGAACGCCTCGCAGACGTGGCAGAAGTGAAATGGAAGGGCCGTACCCTTATTGTGATTAAGCCCACTACCTATATGAACCTAAGCGGCAAGGCCGTTAAATACTGGATGGACAAGGAAAAGGTGCCATTGGAAAATATCTTTGTATTGGTAGATGACCTAGCACTGCCGGTAGAAGTACTGCGTATCCGCCCTGGTGGTAGTGATGCAGGACAGAACGGCCTTAAAAATATCCAGGAGCTCCTGGGAACCAATCAATATCCACGCCTGAGATTCGGTATTGGTAATAGCTATCCTAAAGGCAGACAGGTAGATTTTGTACTGGGCAAATGGCCTAAAGATGAATTGCCAGTAGTGCAGTGGAAACTGGAAAAATGTGTGGAGATTATCGAAGGGTTTGTAACAATTGGTTTGGAACGCACTATGAATCAGTATAATAACCTTAAATATTCACCCGGAAACTAG
- a CDS encoding 2-C-methyl-D-erythritol 4-phosphate cytidylyltransferase — translation MEQRKKVAIIVAGGSGTRMGSAVPKQFLQLAGKPVLWHTVNAFAHAYADMEIVLVLPEVHFSYVAEWIGDFRQILLVSGGETRFNSVLNGLKTVQEPAVIFVHDGVRPMVSTALIHRCYEGAVAQGSAIPVIDMKDSIRELVPNGNRAVDREQYKIIQTPQTFLSEWILPAFEQPFDPLFTDEATVVERQGRQVQLVPGDEANIKITRPLDLTIAEALLGTRE, via the coding sequence GTGGAACAACGAAAGAAAGTAGCCATCATTGTAGCCGGAGGTTCCGGTACCCGTATGGGAAGTGCCGTACCCAAGCAGTTTCTGCAACTGGCCGGAAAGCCGGTATTATGGCATACCGTCAATGCTTTTGCGCATGCATATGCTGATATGGAGATTGTATTGGTGTTGCCGGAGGTCCATTTCAGTTATGTAGCTGAATGGATAGGCGATTTCAGGCAGATCTTGTTGGTGAGTGGTGGAGAAACCCGTTTCAATTCGGTATTGAATGGGTTGAAGACTGTGCAGGAGCCGGCGGTGATCTTTGTACACGATGGTGTGCGGCCCATGGTGAGTACGGCGTTGATCCACCGTTGTTATGAAGGAGCAGTAGCGCAGGGAAGTGCGATTCCTGTGATAGATATGAAAGATAGTATCCGTGAACTGGTACCGAATGGTAACAGGGCGGTAGACAGGGAGCAATATAAGATTATCCAGACTCCGCAGACATTTTTGTCAGAGTGGATTCTGCCGGCTTTTGAACAGCCTTTTGATCCCTTATTTACAGATGAAGCAACTGTAGTAGAGCGCCAGGGCCGCCAGGTACAGTTGGTACCCGGCGACGAAGCGAATATTAAGATTACGCGTCCGCTTGATTTGACAATAGCAGAGGCTTTGTTAGGCACGAGAGAATAA
- a CDS encoding 50S ribosomal protein L25 codes for MKTITIEGQLRSEYGKKATRQVRSEGQVPCVIYGGAETVSFTAPAVAFKNLVYTAEFQLAEIKLGAKTYRCVLKDLQFDTVTDELAHIDFLELVEDKPVSVSLPIKIVGQSEGVKAGGKLVVKIKALKVKALPKYLRENIEVNIDKLELNGNVRVEDVVAENIEITNSPRIPIASVVMTRQLRQEEAANDKDTKKK; via the coding sequence ATGAAAACGATAACAATCGAAGGACAACTCAGGAGCGAATATGGCAAAAAAGCCACCCGCCAGGTACGTTCTGAGGGACAAGTGCCTTGTGTTATTTATGGGGGTGCTGAAACTGTGAGCTTTACTGCTCCGGCTGTTGCTTTCAAAAATCTGGTTTACACTGCTGAATTTCAGCTCGCTGAAATCAAATTGGGTGCTAAAACTTACAGGTGTGTACTGAAAGATCTGCAGTTCGATACAGTAACTGACGAGCTGGCACACATCGACTTCCTGGAACTGGTTGAAGATAAGCCAGTAAGCGTAAGCCTGCCAATCAAGATCGTAGGTCAGTCAGAGGGTGTTAAAGCCGGTGGTAAACTGGTTGTTAAGATCAAGGCGCTGAAAGTTAAGGCCCTGCCTAAATATCTGCGTGAGAATATCGAAGTTAACATCGATAAGCTGGAACTGAACGGTAACGTCCGCGTTGAAGACGTAGTAGCTGAAAACATCGAGATCACTAACTCTCCTCGTATTCCTATCGCTTCTGTAGTAATGACCCGTCAGTTACGTCAGGAAGAGGCTGCTAACGACAAAGACACCAAGAAGAAATAA